CAAGCATCGAAGGATCGTCTTCTCTCTATCCGTCAGGCTCATTTGGTCATCCTTGTACGAAAACTCGAAGCACGGACATGGCAGTACCCTGCTCTGCATATCATGGGACACGCTACCGATAAGGAGGGCCGATTTTTTTTCGCGGAACACCCGATCCATGATCCGCCTGCGCAAGAGCGACGAATCCATCGATCTGCCACCAGCGTAGCATTACCTAGGCTAATTTGCCTAGTGAGCCATTTAGCCTAGTGTCGGACCCCGGCAAAGGATGTGACTTTACGGAAAAACTGCGGCTGGTAGCCCGCGTGCTCGACATGCTTGAAGGTGATCCTTCTGACGCGAGGCACCTCATCGCGGCCGCGGTGCATTTTTTTGCCGTGCTTTCGCACGACATCCCTTCAGCTGACGCTTTCCGCCGGCTCGAGCGGCATCTTCCAAGCCTCGCCGGCGACGAAGGTCTTGCCGCTTCCAGATTCCACGTCGTCCGCTCTCTCGCGTGGTGGCACGCGCTCTCCGGACGATATTCGAACGCCATGAAGTTCGTCTTCGAATCGATGCGCGAAGCACGCCGGCAGACGGAGCAGCTGAACGCATACCTCGACCATGCGATGATCGCGGTCTTCGCGAACGAGCAGCGCTCGCCGTCGGCGATCGCAGCGTACGCTGCCGCGGTCGGCATCTTCGATACGATCGAATGGCCGTCGATCCTCACCGCCGAGCTCGCGGTTTTACCGTTGGCGGCCCAGGTCGCCGCCGAGTTTGGCGCATTCGACGACGCAAAACGGTTCTGCCGGATGGCCGCGACGATCTCGCGCGGCCGGCGCTACGGCGCGCTCGTGTCCGAAGCGACGGCGCTGACATACGCAAACGCCGATCGGCGTCGGTCGATCGCCGCAGCGGCGGACGCGTACCAAACGTACGAGAGCTTCGGTTTCACCTGGCGCGCCGCCCGGATGGCAATACTCCTTCTCCGGCTGACGCGCGCTGAGGCGTGGAGGTCTCGGGCAATCGAGCAGCTGCGAGAATGCCCCGACGGCCCGTTCCATCGCCGGCTCGAGCGTCCGCACGGGCTAACCAGACGGCAAGAGGACGTGTTGCAACTCGTGCGCCTCGGTTATGACGATGCACGCATCGCCGAGGAGCTCGGCGTCTCGTACAAAACCGTGCGCATCCACATTGGAAGTCTCTTCCGATGGTACGGCGTACGCAATCGCAGCGCGCTCATGGCGAAGGCGGGTACGCTAGGCGTAGATTCCCCGCAGCTTTAACGCTTTGACGACGCGATCGATGGCGAGCGCGTAGGCCGCGGTTCGAAACGACGAGTTGCGCGCGTTCTTGATCTTGCGCAATTCCGCAAGATTGGAGAGCAGCACGTCTTCGAGCCGTTCGTTGACCTCGGCCTCCTTCCAAAAGTAGCCCATCCGGTCTTGCGCCCACTCGAAGTACGAAACGGTGACGCCGCCGGCGTTGGCCATGATGTCGGGAATCACCACGATGCCGTTCTGTTTGAAGATGCGGTCGGCTTCGGGCGTCGTGGGACCGTTCGCGCCCTCGACGATCAGTTTCGCCTGAACCTTGTTCGCATTCTCGGCGTTGAAGACTTTCTCGAGCGCCGCCGGGACCAGCACGTCGCACTCGCAGGTGAGCAGCTCTGCGTTGGTGATGCGGTCGCCGCCCTTGAAACCTTCGAGGCTGCGATTCTTTGCCGCGTTTTCGATCGCGGCGAACACATCGATGCCGGCTTTGTTATAGAATGCGCCGGTAACGTCGGAGATGCCGACGACCTTGCAACCGCGTTCGACGAAGAGCTTGGCCGCATAGAGGCCGACATTGCCGAAACCCTGCACGACGACGCGCGTCTGTTCGGGGCGCAAGCCCATCTCGTTCATTTCGTCGAGCGCGCAAATCGTTACGCCGCGTCCGGTCGCCTCGACGCGCCCGCGCGATCCGCCGATCTCGAGCGGCTTTCCGGTTACGACACCGGGAACGTTCTGCCGCACGTGCATCGAGTACGTGTCCATGAACCACGCCATGACCTGCGGCGTCGTGTTGACGTCGGGGGCCGGCACGTCTTTGTCGGGACCGACGACCTCGACCAGTTCAGCCGCGTACCGGCGCGTGATCCGCTCCAGTTCGTTGGTCGAGAGCGTCGATGGATCGCAGGTAACGCCGCCCTTGCCGCCGCCGAAAGGAAGGTCGACCACCGCACACTTCCACGTCATCCAAAACGCGAGCGCGGTCACTTCATCGAGCGTCACGCCCGGATGGTAGCGGATGCCGCCCTTCGCCGGCCCGCGCGCGAAATTGTATTGGACGCGATATCCGGTGTAAACTTCGAATTCGCCGCTATCGCGCTGAAACGGGATCGAGAAAATGATTTGACGCGAAGGGTGCGTGAGGATGCGACGCATCCCGGAGTCCAGTTCCAGAAGATCGGCTGCTTCGTTGAAATAGGCGATGCCGTCTCCAAAAACCGAGACTTCGCGTACCGCAGTGGTCATAGGGTGAGTGCCTCCACCCTACAGGCCTACGGGAGAGCGAGCGAATCTCCCTTGAGACAAAAATCGCTGGGCACGCCAAGCGGCGCTCTCTTGTCTAAACATTAAAGCGAAAATTAACGACGTCCCCCTCCTGCATGACGTAGTCCTTGCCTTCGCTGCGAACCTTTCCGGCCGTGCGCAGCGCGTCCATCGTCTTGTACTTGACGTAGTCGTCGTATGAAACGATCTCTGCGCGGATGAAGCCGCGCTCGATGTCGCCGTGGATCTTACCGGCCGCTTGCGGCGCTTTCGTTCCCTTGGCAATGGTCCATGCGCG
The genomic region above belongs to Candidatus Baltobacteraceae bacterium and contains:
- a CDS encoding LuxR C-terminal-related transcriptional regulator, whose translation is MLEGDPSDARHLIAAAVHFFAVLSHDIPSADAFRRLERHLPSLAGDEGLAASRFHVVRSLAWWHALSGRYSNAMKFVFESMREARRQTEQLNAYLDHAMIAVFANEQRSPSAIAAYAAAVGIFDTIEWPSILTAELAVLPLAAQVAAEFGAFDDAKRFCRMAATISRGRRYGALVSEATALTYANADRRRSIAAAADAYQTYESFGFTWRAARMAILLLRLTRAEAWRSRAIEQLRECPDGPFHRRLERPHGLTRRQEDVLQLVRLGYDDARIAEELGVSYKTVRIHIGSLFRWYGVRNRSALMAKAGTLGVDSPQL
- a CDS encoding Glu/Leu/Phe/Val dehydrogenase, translating into MTTAVREVSVFGDGIAYFNEAADLLELDSGMRRILTHPSRQIIFSIPFQRDSGEFEVYTGYRVQYNFARGPAKGGIRYHPGVTLDEVTALAFWMTWKCAVVDLPFGGGKGGVTCDPSTLSTNELERITRRYAAELVEVVGPDKDVPAPDVNTTPQVMAWFMDTYSMHVRQNVPGVVTGKPLEIGGSRGRVEATGRGVTICALDEMNEMGLRPEQTRVVVQGFGNVGLYAAKLFVERGCKVVGISDVTGAFYNKAGIDVFAAIENAAKNRSLEGFKGGDRITNAELLTCECDVLVPAALEKVFNAENANKVQAKLIVEGANGPTTPEADRIFKQNGIVVIPDIMANAGGVTVSYFEWAQDRMGYFWKEAEVNERLEDVLLSNLAELRKIKNARNSSFRTAAYALAIDRVVKALKLRGIYA